Proteins found in one Polyangiaceae bacterium genomic segment:
- a CDS encoding outer membrane beta-barrel domain-containing protein, whose protein sequence is MKNTRIALFVAAALSAAPASAWAQGATPAKDKAEAEAGAEGEAGGEAGGEAGEGGEAGEGGEELPGGELPGEELPGGEGLGDICQIDPAACPKLDMEKEAAKPLNEQIYAVQQLFALRVRRFEVNPYWSFSLNDQFVSHPGPGLALNYYITNVLAIGANFNYYRPFNVDSDFNAQVRRSARVGVPLNEYDWSAALNFTYVPAYGKFAGFQDFIFHYDAYIVGGVGAISTRPIPVIDPDNRNFEFEPKLAFNAGIGLRIFFNRWFAAMLEVRDYIYNEKLESTEIAPTLTEQLNKDTWFGDSKLTNNVQAQVGVSIFLPFSFEYRLPK, encoded by the coding sequence ATGAAGAACACGCGCATTGCGCTCTTCGTTGCGGCGGCGCTCAGCGCGGCCCCGGCATCTGCTTGGGCCCAAGGAGCAACGCCGGCGAAAGACAAGGCCGAGGCGGAAGCCGGAGCCGAAGGCGAAGCTGGCGGCGAGGCCGGCGGGGAAGCTGGTGAAGGCGGCGAGGCCGGCGAAGGTGGCGAAGAGCTACCCGGCGGCGAGCTGCCAGGCGAGGAGTTGCCGGGCGGGGAAGGCCTGGGCGACATCTGCCAGATCGACCCGGCGGCATGTCCGAAGCTGGACATGGAGAAAGAGGCTGCCAAGCCTCTGAACGAGCAGATCTACGCCGTGCAGCAGCTGTTCGCGTTGCGGGTGCGTCGCTTCGAGGTCAACCCCTACTGGTCGTTCAGCTTGAACGACCAGTTCGTGAGTCACCCCGGGCCCGGTCTGGCGCTGAACTACTACATCACCAACGTCCTCGCGATTGGTGCAAACTTCAACTACTACCGGCCGTTCAACGTCGACAGCGACTTCAACGCGCAGGTGCGACGCTCCGCGCGTGTGGGCGTGCCGTTGAACGAGTACGACTGGTCCGCGGCGCTGAATTTCACCTACGTGCCTGCGTACGGAAAGTTCGCTGGGTTCCAGGACTTCATCTTCCACTACGACGCCTACATCGTTGGTGGAGTCGGAGCGATCAGCACTCGCCCGATCCCGGTCATCGACCCGGACAACCGCAACTTCGAGTTCGAGCCCAAGCTGGCCTTCAACGCCGGCATCGGGCTGCGCATCTTCTTCAATCGCTGGTTTGCCGCCATGCTCGAAGTTCGCGACTACATCTACAATGAGAAGCTCGAGAGCACGGAGATCGCCCCGACGCTCACGGAGCAGCTCAACAAGGACACCTGGTTCGGCGACAGCAAGCTGACCAACAACGTGCAGGCACAGGTCGGCGTCTCGATCTTCCTCCCGTTCTCCTTCGAATACAGGTTGCCGAAGTGA
- the ftsY gene encoding signal recognition particle-docking protein FtsY → MDMLIYVVVGVAVLAAIYFLFLRKSGEEPALPPPAGEAKLPPKKAPAKPEVEPKRPSEKPAPAEPKGEPEAPSEQAAAIDVDVEERAAVAEARPSLTSLVDVSGMRKGLAKSRGEEGLFGRLKALLTGKREIDAGIAEEIEEALLASDVGVKTTELLLERLKERLAKGDLDKPAKVWEALRAEAKDILAVDGKAGAFLLRDKPTVVLLVGVNGAGKTTTIGKLATKLMAEGKQCVLAAGDTFRAAAVQQLVVWGDRVGCEVIKGKDGADPGSVVFEAVKKAQEKDADVVLADTAGRLHTKTNLMTEMTKIAKTAGKALEGAPHEILLVIDATMGQNALTQAKEFTDTLPVTGLVLTKLDGTAKGGVVLGICDTLKLPVRFIGLGERPDDLHDFAPDAFVEALLGREGEEADA, encoded by the coding sequence ATGGACATGCTCATCTACGTGGTCGTAGGCGTCGCCGTTCTGGCGGCGATCTACTTCCTCTTCCTGCGCAAGAGCGGAGAAGAACCAGCGCTACCGCCGCCCGCAGGCGAAGCAAAGCTGCCGCCGAAGAAGGCGCCAGCAAAACCCGAGGTCGAGCCAAAGCGTCCATCGGAGAAGCCGGCGCCCGCGGAGCCCAAAGGGGAACCCGAGGCGCCCTCCGAACAAGCAGCAGCCATCGATGTCGACGTGGAGGAAAGGGCCGCCGTCGCAGAAGCGCGCCCCTCCCTGACGTCGCTCGTCGATGTCTCCGGCATGCGCAAGGGGCTCGCGAAGTCGCGCGGCGAAGAAGGTCTGTTCGGTCGGTTGAAGGCGCTGCTGACCGGCAAGCGCGAGATCGATGCGGGCATCGCCGAAGAGATCGAAGAGGCGCTCCTCGCTTCGGACGTTGGCGTCAAGACCACCGAGCTGCTCCTGGAACGACTGAAGGAGCGCTTGGCCAAAGGCGATTTGGACAAGCCCGCCAAGGTGTGGGAGGCGCTGCGCGCCGAAGCCAAGGACATTCTGGCGGTGGATGGCAAAGCAGGGGCATTCCTGCTGCGAGACAAGCCGACGGTGGTGTTGTTGGTCGGCGTCAATGGCGCCGGCAAGACCACGACGATCGGCAAGCTCGCCACCAAGCTGATGGCGGAGGGCAAGCAGTGCGTGCTGGCTGCAGGCGACACTTTTCGTGCGGCGGCGGTGCAGCAGTTGGTCGTCTGGGGCGACCGCGTCGGCTGCGAAGTCATCAAGGGCAAGGATGGCGCCGACCCCGGTAGCGTGGTGTTCGAGGCAGTGAAGAAGGCTCAGGAGAAGGACGCCGATGTCGTCCTGGCCGACACGGCGGGTCGTCTGCATACGAAGACGAACCTGATGACGGAAATGACCAAGATCGCGAAGACCGCTGGCAAGGCGCTCGAAGGCGCGCCCCACGAGATCTTGTTGGTGATCGATGCAACCATGGGTCAAAACGCCCTGACCCAAGCGAAGGAGTTCACCGACACCCTGCCGGTGACGGGGTTGGTGTTGACCAAGCTGGATGGCACCGCCAAGGGCGGCGTGGTGCTCGGTATTTGTGACACCCTCAAGCTGCCTGTGCGCTTCATCGGCCTGGGAGAGCGTCCCGACGATCTGCACGATTTTGCTCCGGACGCGTTCGTGGAGGCGCTGCTGGGCCGAGAGGGCGAGGAAGCGGATGCCTGA